One stretch of Actinacidiphila sp. DG2A-62 DNA includes these proteins:
- a CDS encoding ArsA family ATPase: MSLDSPVLEIDPLLDDPKTRIIVCCGSGGVGKTTTAAALGVRAAERGRTAVVLTIDPARRLAQSMGLTELDNTPREVAGIDRSAGGSLHAMMLDMKRTFDEVVVQHSDPERARAILDNPFYQSLSAGFAGTQEYMAMEKLGQLRAQDAWDLIIVDTPPSRSALDFLDAPKRLGSFLDGRFIKLLMAPAKVGGRAGVKFLNIGMSMMTGTLSKVMGASLLRDVQTFVAAMDTMFGGFRTRADATYRLLQAPGTAFLVVAAPERDALREASYFVERLASEDMPLAGLVLNRVHGSGADRLTAERALAAAEALEDADAPDDPADAPSAGGENLDGGGIVDHPAGKAVAGGSEGARDTRDSAARGRTEGGQDQDRAERLTAGLLRLHAERMQVVARERRTRDRFVSVHPEVPMVDVTALPGDVHDLDGLRAIGLRLGGDASAAA; the protein is encoded by the coding sequence ATGAGCCTGGACAGCCCCGTGCTGGAGATCGACCCGCTGCTCGACGACCCGAAGACCCGCATCATCGTGTGCTGCGGCTCCGGCGGCGTCGGCAAGACCACCACCGCCGCGGCCCTGGGCGTGCGCGCCGCCGAGCGCGGCCGTACCGCGGTCGTGCTGACCATCGACCCGGCCCGCCGGCTGGCGCAGTCGATGGGCCTGACCGAACTCGACAACACCCCCCGCGAGGTGGCCGGAATCGATCGGTCGGCCGGCGGTTCGCTGCACGCGATGATGCTCGACATGAAGCGGACCTTCGACGAGGTCGTGGTCCAGCACTCCGATCCCGAGCGGGCCAGGGCGATCCTGGACAACCCCTTCTACCAGTCGCTGTCGGCCGGCTTCGCGGGCACGCAGGAGTACATGGCGATGGAGAAGCTGGGCCAGCTGCGCGCCCAGGACGCCTGGGACCTGATCATCGTGGACACCCCGCCGAGCCGCAGCGCGCTGGACTTCCTCGACGCTCCCAAGCGGCTGGGGTCGTTCCTGGACGGCCGGTTCATCAAGCTGCTGATGGCGCCGGCGAAGGTCGGCGGCCGGGCCGGGGTGAAGTTCCTCAACATCGGGATGTCGATGATGACCGGCACCCTGAGCAAGGTGATGGGCGCCTCGCTGCTGCGCGACGTGCAGACGTTCGTGGCGGCCATGGACACCATGTTCGGCGGCTTCAGGACCCGCGCGGACGCCACGTACCGGCTGCTGCAGGCCCCGGGCACGGCGTTCCTGGTGGTCGCGGCCCCGGAGCGGGACGCGCTGCGCGAGGCGTCGTACTTCGTGGAGCGGCTCGCGTCGGAGGACATGCCGCTGGCCGGGCTGGTGCTGAACCGGGTGCACGGCAGCGGCGCGGACCGGCTCACGGCGGAGCGCGCGCTGGCGGCGGCGGAGGCCCTTGAGGACGCGGACGCTCCCGATGACCCCGCGGATGCCCCGAGCGCCGGCGGCGAAAATCTTGACGGCGGCGGCATTGTCGATCACCCCGCCGGGAAAGCTGTTGCAGGCGGCTCCGAAGGGGCCCGTGACACGCGTGACAGCGCTGCTCGCGGCCGTACGGAGGGAGGGCAGGACCAGGACCGTGCGGAACGGCTCACCGCCGGACTGCTGAGGCTGCACGCCGAGCGTATGCAGGTGGTCGCGCGTGAACGGCGCACCCGTGACCGCTTCGTCTCCGTGCACCCCGAGGTGCCCATGGTGGACGTCACCGCTCTGCCCGGCGACGTGCACGACCTGGACGGGCTGCGCGCGATCGGCCTGCGCCTGGGCGGCGACGCGTCCGCCGCGGCGTGA
- a CDS encoding WhiB family transcriptional regulator, with the protein MGSWVTDWSTQAACRTTDPDELFVQGAAQNRAKAVCTGCPVRTECLADALDNRVEFGVWGGMTERERRALLRRRPTVTSWRRLLETARTEYERSTGLLPLGDDEDYAAAG; encoded by the coding sequence ATGGGTAGCTGGGTAACCGACTGGAGCACGCAGGCGGCGTGCAGGACGACTGATCCGGACGAGCTCTTCGTCCAGGGCGCGGCCCAGAACCGGGCCAAGGCGGTGTGCACCGGCTGCCCGGTGCGGACCGAGTGCCTGGCCGACGCGCTCGACAACCGCGTCGAGTTCGGCGTATGGGGGGGCATGACGGAGCGTGAGCGCCGGGCGCTGCTGCGCCGCCGCCCCACCGTCACCTCATGGCGCCGGCTGCTGGAGACCGCCCGCACCGAGTACGAGCGCAGCACGGGCCTGCTGCCGCTCGGCGACGACGAGGACTACGCCGCCGCGGGCTGA
- a CDS encoding transglycosylase domain-containing protein produces the protein MAHKRSGGGLSTAQQAAKFLGVSVLAGVVLAGIALPAAGALGLSAKGTAKGFDDLPGELKAPALSQASKILDADGGLIATVYSRDRTVVPIDQMSPNILKAIVDIEDARYYKHGALDLKGILRALSHNASDGGTQGASTLTQQYVKNVFVEQAGDDPDKVAQATEQTVGRKIKEMKYAIQVEKELGKKKILENYLNITFFGEQAYGIEAASERYFSVHAKNLSLTQAALLAGLVQSPSRYDPVNDEQEAMNRRNTVLARMAQLGDITPAQSAAAQKQPLGLKVSKPRNGCITAVNGAGFFCDYVRETFLQNAAFGKTKEERAQRWNTGGLTIRTTLEPKAQRALLHGISEHVYKSDAIAAADTMVEPGTGKIIAMGQSKPYGFGKNETQINLSVDKSMGNSGGFQNGSTFKPITAAAALDAGYQPSQTYPSPYKLDTYPDVTTCSGQTLHYTDVGTQNEMTTEVGPYSMPDALKHSINTYFVALEHDLGLCPIMNMASRLGFVRADGKPLQEGAALTLGVNEVSPLTVASAYAAFANRGVYCTPIAINAVTDSHGKQLKVPHTICSRAMSQKTADTLNSMLKGVVDDGTGTAADLPGRDTAGKTGTTDDRKDAWFAGYTPSLASAVWMGDPFGAGPHGTRLTMKEHNGVPIKIGPESFDKVEGATGPAPIWKDAMSGALDGTPAENFVTVQLPGSAPKGGDQGGNQGQGGDQGATQGTGQGPGGGDNKPGGGHGHGHGATVMGATTGLITGGAAGGVTGGTAGGTTAGATAGTAGASGGGTTDGSTGASWPPLLPSGGKGNGGTA, from the coding sequence ATGGCTCACAAGCGTTCCGGCGGGGGGCTGTCGACGGCCCAGCAGGCCGCCAAGTTCCTCGGTGTCAGCGTGCTGGCCGGTGTCGTGCTCGCGGGAATCGCCCTGCCGGCCGCCGGCGCACTCGGTCTGTCCGCCAAGGGCACGGCCAAGGGATTCGACGACCTGCCCGGTGAGCTGAAGGCGCCGGCGTTGAGCCAGGCGTCGAAGATCCTCGACGCCGACGGCGGCCTGATCGCGACCGTCTACTCGCGCGACCGCACCGTCGTCCCGATCGACCAGATGAGCCCGAACATACTGAAGGCCATCGTCGACATCGAGGACGCGCGGTACTACAAGCACGGCGCGCTCGACCTCAAGGGCATCCTGCGCGCGCTGAGCCACAACGCCTCCGACGGCGGCACCCAGGGCGCCTCCACGCTGACCCAGCAGTACGTGAAGAACGTCTTCGTGGAGCAGGCCGGCGACGACCCGGACAAGGTCGCCCAGGCCACCGAGCAGACCGTGGGCCGCAAGATCAAGGAGATGAAGTACGCGATCCAGGTCGAGAAGGAGCTGGGCAAGAAGAAGATCCTGGAGAACTACCTCAACATCACCTTCTTCGGCGAGCAGGCCTACGGCATCGAGGCCGCCTCGGAGCGCTACTTCAGCGTCCACGCCAAGAACCTCAGCCTCACCCAGGCCGCGCTGCTGGCCGGCCTGGTCCAGTCGCCGAGCCGCTACGACCCGGTCAACGACGAGCAGGAGGCGATGAACCGCCGCAACACCGTGCTCGCCCGCATGGCACAGCTCGGCGACATCACCCCGGCGCAGTCGGCCGCCGCCCAGAAGCAGCCGCTGGGCCTGAAGGTCAGCAAGCCGCGCAACGGCTGCATCACCGCGGTCAACGGCGCCGGCTTCTTCTGCGACTACGTGCGCGAGACGTTCCTGCAGAACGCCGCCTTCGGCAAGACGAAGGAGGAGCGCGCACAGCGCTGGAACACCGGCGGCCTGACCATCAGGACCACGCTGGAGCCCAAGGCCCAGCGGGCGCTGCTGCACGGCATCTCCGAGCACGTCTACAAGAGCGACGCGATCGCCGCCGCCGACACCATGGTGGAGCCCGGCACCGGCAAGATCATCGCCATGGGCCAGAGCAAGCCCTACGGCTTCGGCAAGAACGAGACCCAGATCAACCTGTCGGTCGACAAGAGCATGGGCAACAGCGGCGGCTTCCAGAACGGCTCGACGTTCAAGCCGATCACCGCGGCGGCGGCCCTGGACGCGGGCTACCAGCCGTCCCAGACCTACCCCTCGCCGTACAAGCTGGACACCTACCCCGACGTCACCACCTGCAGCGGCCAGACGCTGCACTACACGGACGTCGGCACGCAGAACGAGATGACCACCGAGGTCGGCCCGTACTCCATGCCGGACGCGCTGAAGCACTCGATCAACACGTACTTCGTCGCCCTGGAGCACGACCTGGGCCTGTGCCCGATCATGAACATGGCCTCCCGGCTGGGCTTCGTGCGGGCCGACGGCAAGCCGCTGCAGGAGGGCGCCGCGCTCACCCTGGGCGTCAACGAGGTGTCGCCGCTCACCGTGGCCAGCGCCTACGCCGCCTTCGCCAACCGCGGCGTCTACTGCACGCCGATCGCCATCAACGCGGTGACCGACTCGCACGGCAAGCAGCTCAAGGTGCCGCACACCATCTGCTCCCGGGCCATGTCGCAGAAGACCGCGGACACCCTGAACAGCATGCTCAAGGGCGTCGTCGACGACGGTACGGGCACCGCGGCCGACCTGCCGGGCCGCGACACCGCGGGCAAGACCGGTACCACCGACGACCGCAAGGACGCCTGGTTCGCCGGCTACACCCCGAGCCTGGCCTCGGCGGTGTGGATGGGCGACCCGTTCGGCGCCGGTCCGCACGGCACCCGTCTGACCATGAAGGAGCACAACGGCGTGCCGATCAAGATCGGCCCGGAGTCGTTCGACAAGGTCGAGGGCGCGACCGGCCCCGCGCCGATCTGGAAGGACGCGATGAGCGGCGCGCTGGACGGCACGCCGGCGGAGAACTTCGTCACGGTGCAGCTGCCCGGCTCGGCGCCCAAGGGCGGCGACCAGGGCGGCAACCAGGGCCAGGGCGGCGACCAGGGGGCGACGCAGGGCACCGGCCAGGGACCGGGCGGCGGCGACAACAAGCCCGGCGGCGGGCACGGCCACGGCCACGGCGCGACCGTCATGGGCGCGACGACCGGCCTGATCACCGGGGGCGCGGCGGGCGGCGTCACCGGCGGGACGGCGGGCGGCACGACGGCGGGCGCGACCGCCGGCACGGCGGGTGCGTCGGGCGGCGGGACGACGGACGGGTCGACGGGGGCGTCGTGGCCGCCGTTGCTGCCGTCCGGCGGGAAGGGGAACGGGGGGACGGCGTAG
- a CDS encoding GatB/YqeY domain-containing protein translates to MTTTLKQRLQDDLTAAIKSRDELVSATLRLTLSAITKEEVAGATARTLSDDEVLKVIAREAKKRREAADAFAQGGRAESAEREKAEGAVLAAYLPQQLSDEELAEVVRAAIAESGAQGPKAMGLVMKTVGPKVADRAEGGRVAAEVRKQLAG, encoded by the coding sequence ATGACCACGACGCTCAAACAGCGACTGCAGGACGACCTCACCGCGGCCATCAAGAGCCGCGACGAGCTGGTCTCCGCCACGCTCCGGCTGACCCTCTCCGCCATCACGAAGGAGGAGGTCGCGGGCGCCACCGCCCGTACGCTCTCCGACGACGAGGTGCTGAAGGTGATCGCCCGCGAGGCGAAGAAGCGGCGCGAGGCCGCGGACGCCTTCGCGCAGGGCGGCCGGGCGGAGTCCGCGGAGCGTGAGAAGGCCGAGGGCGCGGTGCTCGCCGCGTACCTGCCGCAGCAGCTGAGCGACGAGGAGCTGGCCGAGGTCGTGCGGGCCGCCATCGCCGAGAGCGGCGCGCAGGGGCCCAAGGCGATGGGCCTGGTCATGAAGACCGTCGGCCCCAAGGTCGCCGACCGCGCGGAGGGCGGGCGCGTCGCCGCCGAGGTCAGGAAGCAGCTCGCCGGCTGA
- a CDS encoding metallophosphoesterase: MRARYGIPLGVTAVGAACVAYAAGFEARSFRLRRVQVPVLPPGMRPIRILQLSDIHMVSGQTKKRRWLQSLAGLRPDLVVNTGDNLSDPTAVPEVLDALGPLMQFPGTYVFGSNDYYGPKFRNPGRYLVEKARGQHGLNGKSHSAHGVIRNPWGDLRDAFDAAGWVGLSNSRGRIKLDHGPVLGLTGLDDPHIKRDRYAKVAGGPDPDADFTLALVHAPYLRVLDAFTADRYPLILAGHTHGGQICIPFYGALVTNCDLDTDRVKGLSTHTATGFTSHLHVSAGCGANRFTPVRFACPPEATLLTLTPA, translated from the coding sequence ATGCGCGCGCGATACGGAATCCCCCTTGGCGTAACGGCGGTCGGCGCGGCCTGCGTGGCGTACGCGGCCGGTTTCGAGGCCCGGTCCTTCCGGCTGCGCCGCGTCCAGGTCCCCGTACTGCCACCCGGAATGCGTCCGATCCGCATCCTCCAGCTCTCCGACATCCACATGGTCTCGGGGCAGACGAAGAAGCGGCGCTGGCTGCAGTCGCTGGCCGGGCTGCGCCCGGACCTGGTGGTGAACACCGGGGACAACCTGTCCGACCCCACCGCCGTGCCCGAAGTGCTGGACGCGCTGGGCCCGTTGATGCAGTTCCCGGGGACGTACGTCTTCGGGTCGAACGACTACTACGGCCCGAAGTTCCGCAACCCCGGTCGGTATCTGGTGGAGAAGGCCCGCGGCCAGCACGGGCTGAACGGCAAGAGCCACAGCGCGCACGGGGTGATCAGGAACCCGTGGGGGGACCTGCGGGACGCCTTCGACGCGGCCGGGTGGGTGGGGCTGAGCAACTCCCGGGGTCGGATCAAGCTGGACCACGGGCCGGTGCTGGGGCTGACCGGGCTGGACGACCCGCACATCAAGCGCGACCGCTACGCCAAGGTGGCGGGCGGCCCCGACCCCGACGCGGACTTCACCCTGGCCCTGGTCCACGCGCCGTACCTGCGCGTCCTGGACGCGTTCACCGCGGACCGCTACCCGCTGATCCTGGCCGGCCACACCCACGGCGGCCAGATCTGCATCCCCTTCTACGGCGCGCTGGTCACCAACTGCGACCTGGACACCGACCGGGTGAAGGGCCTGTCCACCCACACGGCCACCGGCTTCACCTCCCACCTCCACGTCTCCGCGGGCTGCGGCGCCAACCGCTTCACCCCGGTCCGCTTCGCCTGCCCCCCCGAGGCCACCCTCCTCACCCTCACCCCCGCCTGA
- the cyaB gene encoding class IV adenylate cyclase has protein sequence MQYIEVEQKFRLLSEPDDFKAALTARGATSGAPTRQVDSYYNAPHRDFLAAPSISEWLRVRVEDDQASLNFKRWHPLDEKIKTHCDEFETVVADAEAVRRTLAALDFTPLTEVDKVREEWHLDDIAVAFDTVAGLGTFVEFEFKGEADTIEQATDRIQKFIDGLDIKLGDRIHAGYPHMALGIDPR, from the coding sequence ATGCAGTACATCGAGGTCGAGCAGAAGTTCCGGCTGCTGAGCGAGCCGGACGACTTCAAGGCCGCCCTGACCGCCCGCGGCGCGACGTCCGGAGCCCCCACCCGCCAGGTGGACAGCTACTACAACGCCCCGCACCGGGACTTCCTCGCCGCCCCCAGCATCTCGGAGTGGCTGCGCGTGCGCGTCGAGGACGACCAGGCCTCCCTGAACTTCAAGCGCTGGCACCCCCTGGACGAGAAGATCAAGACCCACTGCGACGAGTTCGAGACCGTGGTGGCCGATGCCGAAGCCGTCCGCCGCACCCTGGCGGCCCTGGACTTCACACCGCTGACCGAGGTCGACAAGGTCCGCGAGGAGTGGCACCTCGACGACATCGCGGTGGCCTTCGACACCGTGGCCGGCCTGGGGACCTTCGTGGAGTTCGAGTTCAAGGGGGAGGCCGACACCATCGAGCAGGCCACCGACCGGATCCAGAAGTTCATCGACGGCCTGGACATCAAGCTCGGGGACCGCATCCACGCGGGATACCCGCACATGGCTCTGGGGATCGACCCCCGCTGA
- a CDS encoding aldo/keto reductase, protein MDMRHLPGLDRDVSAIGAGCWTIGGSATNRGVPIGWAGVDEGRAFEGLGRAFDLGITLYDTADVYGMGQSERLVGRLLRQIDRKRVVVCSKVGFFAGTAVHPYEHRQILRQFETTTENLGTGYLDVYFLHSPDFGPGDRYLDQAVETVGGLRAEARVRAVGMRAPHEFTEQWAADPHHPHGPRIARWLELFDRIRPDVLAVRHSTLSPLYGPQETDIFRFARRHGVGVLMKQVLGQGLLTGAYDPRRPPAFPPGDHRRGDPRFAVDVLDALHAALSELQRQLGPDCSLTRAAVQYALQADPDAVALLGFRDADQITETVTAAERSLTSGDLHAIRQLMEPVREMLFPVPSHTYER, encoded by the coding sequence ATGGACATGCGACACCTTCCCGGCCTGGACCGTGACGTCTCGGCGATCGGCGCCGGATGCTGGACCATCGGCGGCTCGGCCACCAACCGCGGCGTGCCCATCGGGTGGGCTGGCGTCGACGAGGGCCGGGCCTTCGAGGGCCTGGGCCGAGCCTTCGACCTAGGGATCACCCTGTACGACACCGCCGACGTGTACGGCATGGGCCAGTCCGAGCGCCTGGTGGGCCGCCTCTTGCGGCAGATCGACCGCAAGCGCGTCGTGGTGTGCAGCAAGGTCGGGTTCTTCGCCGGCACCGCCGTCCACCCTTACGAGCACCGGCAGATCCTGCGGCAGTTCGAGACCACCACCGAGAACCTGGGCACCGGGTACCTGGACGTCTACTTCCTGCACAGCCCGGACTTCGGCCCCGGCGACCGCTACCTGGACCAGGCGGTAGAGACGGTAGGCGGCCTGCGTGCTGAGGCGCGGGTCCGTGCGGTGGGCATGCGCGCGCCGCACGAGTTCACAGAGCAGTGGGCGGCCGACCCCCACCACCCCCACGGGCCGCGGATCGCCCGGTGGCTGGAGCTGTTCGACCGCATCCGGCCGGACGTCCTGGCCGTGCGGCACAGCACCCTCAGCCCCCTGTACGGCCCGCAGGAGACGGACATCTTCCGGTTCGCGCGCCGCCATGGCGTGGGCGTGCTCATGAAGCAGGTCCTCGGCCAAGGACTCCTGACCGGCGCCTACGACCCGCGGCGCCCTCCCGCGTTCCCGCCCGGGGACCACCGTCGCGGTGACCCCCGCTTCGCCGTGGACGTCCTGGACGCGCTGCACGCCGCCCTCAGCGAGTTGCAACGGCAGCTCGGCCCGGACTGCTCCCTGACCCGAGCGGCCGTGCAGTACGCGCTCCAGGCGGACCCCGATGCGGTGGCCCTGCTCGGGTTCCGCGACGCGGACCAGATCACCGAGACCGTCACGGCCGCCGAGCGGTCCCTCACATCGGGGGACCTTCACGCCATCCGTCAACTCATGGAGCCGGTACGGGAGATGCTGTTCCCCGTGCCATCCCACACCTACGAGCGCTAG
- a CDS encoding B12-binding domain-containing radical SAM protein produces the protein MQEHTIATGPTERAAELLAEAVHQTTGLNLGRVDDLLLLDPERLRRHLETALTGRAGRVRVAGTLDRRLVGIERLDGRWTLADLSGQPHRTRAWPGWAEGHIHLKDAEGWLSPARVDDQAVYRLSRPVVLLAALYHPENFPLPRFPLGISDVARAARATLMGTVGLADMQLGVTLPDLIRLLTEEAPDILGISATFGQHDLMTELLDAAYALPAPPLVIAGGSLTARNEGLLLDRYPKLLIARGGGELTVQDLLAHWHGDLPLGDVHGIGYNGAARGEGTLAIGRRRTAKPVSRAQDDFLPELDLLPATFEHHGVAQLEASRGCTNFCSFCPRGHKGQWAGGTPADFGWMLGAMGAVFDRHPDISRTLYLVDEEFIGRGPDAVPRALEMAEVLHGAGFKWETSCRIDQVTHPERDFAWHVERAGMWRTLVERGLRRCLFGVESGVDSILDRFNKETGGEQNALAIRTLSALGVPTRYTYITFDHLMTLQELEATYAYQGRTDLLLRPMPGVPVEEIVAGVRDPEWVRAHATGRALHTGISYMLVSMECLIGAAYTKQVQRAGLAGEVRPSMGRQDAQFADWRIGVCSQWAQLWVDRHFALDYTLKSLEKILDGEPRHRVRGARVVLKDAAYTVLGGMIAAAREAPAARLPVQHQGLERRIRALLDQEVEELRERMAKTVADVAGGLPERHAQTLRHEHGRWERAEEWRSINAADPCGT, from the coding sequence GTGCAGGAACACACCATCGCTACTGGCCCCACCGAGCGGGCAGCGGAACTACTCGCTGAGGCCGTCCACCAGACCACCGGCCTGAACCTGGGCCGCGTGGACGACTTGCTGCTGCTGGACCCGGAGCGCCTGCGCCGGCACCTGGAGACCGCGCTCACCGGCCGGGCCGGCAGGGTGCGGGTCGCCGGGACACTGGACCGCCGCTTAGTCGGCATCGAGCGGCTGGACGGCCGTTGGACGCTGGCGGACCTGTCCGGCCAGCCGCACCGCACCCGGGCCTGGCCGGGGTGGGCTGAGGGGCACATCCACCTCAAGGACGCGGAGGGCTGGCTGTCCCCGGCCCGGGTGGACGATCAGGCCGTGTACCGGCTCAGCCGCCCCGTGGTGCTGCTGGCCGCGCTGTACCACCCGGAGAACTTCCCCCTACCCCGCTTCCCGCTGGGTATCTCCGACGTGGCGCGCGCGGCCCGCGCCACTCTCATGGGCACGGTCGGCCTGGCGGACATGCAGCTCGGCGTCACCCTGCCGGACCTGATCCGGCTCCTGACCGAGGAGGCCCCGGACATCCTCGGGATCAGCGCCACGTTCGGGCAGCACGACCTCATGACGGAGCTGCTGGACGCGGCGTACGCGCTGCCGGCGCCGCCGCTGGTCATCGCCGGTGGCAGCCTGACCGCGCGCAATGAGGGCCTGCTGCTGGACCGCTACCCGAAGTTGCTGATCGCCCGGGGCGGCGGGGAGCTGACGGTGCAGGACCTGCTGGCCCACTGGCACGGCGACCTGCCGCTGGGCGACGTCCATGGGATCGGCTACAACGGGGCCGCCCGCGGCGAGGGCACCCTCGCCATCGGGCGGCGCCGCACGGCCAAGCCGGTCAGCCGCGCGCAGGACGACTTCCTGCCGGAGCTGGACCTGCTGCCGGCGACGTTCGAGCACCACGGCGTTGCCCAACTGGAGGCCTCGCGCGGCTGCACCAATTTCTGCAGCTTCTGCCCGCGCGGCCACAAGGGTCAGTGGGCCGGGGGCACCCCCGCGGACTTCGGGTGGATGCTCGGAGCCATGGGCGCGGTGTTCGACCGGCACCCGGACATCTCCCGGACGCTGTACCTGGTGGATGAGGAGTTCATCGGCCGCGGCCCGGACGCCGTACCCCGCGCGCTGGAGATGGCCGAGGTGCTGCACGGGGCCGGGTTCAAGTGGGAGACGAGCTGCCGCATCGACCAGGTCACCCACCCGGAGCGGGACTTCGCCTGGCATGTCGAGCGCGCCGGCATGTGGCGCACGCTGGTGGAGCGGGGGCTGCGGCGCTGCCTGTTCGGCGTGGAGTCCGGCGTGGACTCGATCCTGGACCGCTTCAACAAGGAGACCGGCGGCGAGCAGAACGCCTTGGCCATCCGCACCCTGTCCGCGCTCGGCGTGCCCACGAGGTACACGTACATCACGTTCGACCACCTGATGACGCTCCAGGAGCTGGAGGCCACGTACGCCTACCAGGGGCGTACGGACCTGCTGCTGCGCCCCATGCCGGGCGTGCCGGTCGAGGAGATCGTCGCCGGGGTGCGGGACCCGGAGTGGGTGCGGGCCCACGCCACCGGCCGGGCCTTGCACACCGGCATCTCCTACATGCTGGTGTCCATGGAGTGCCTGATCGGCGCCGCGTATACCAAGCAGGTGCAGCGCGCGGGGCTGGCCGGGGAGGTGCGGCCGTCGATGGGCCGTCAGGACGCGCAGTTCGCGGACTGGCGGATCGGGGTGTGCAGCCAGTGGGCGCAGCTGTGGGTGGACCGCCACTTCGCCTTGGACTACACCCTCAAGTCCCTGGAGAAGATCCTCGACGGCGAGCCGCGCCACCGGGTGCGCGGTGCCCGGGTGGTCCTCAAGGACGCCGCTTACACCGTTCTGGGAGGGATGATCGCCGCCGCGCGGGAGGCGCCGGCCGCCCGGCTGCCCGTCCAGCACCAGGGACTGGAGCGACGCATCCGGGCCCTGCTGGACCAGGAGGTGGAGGAGCTGCGCGAGCGCATGGCCAAGACCGTGGCGGACGTGGCCGGGGGGCTGCCGGAACGTCACGCTCAGACGCTACGCCACGAGCACGGCCGGTGGGAGCGCGCCGAGGAATGGCGGTCGATCAACGCGGCCGACCCCTGCGGAACCTGA
- a CDS encoding helix-turn-helix domain-containing protein, with translation MPRVRTRPSTLYHEPEAVAWARQKAGLTKRQLARLVGISEQLMGEIEHGWRSATPANLIKIADALNCPIVVLERKRCPACEAPEPHPMPQQPGDPLPAADEPPPRPVDDGSPAGTGSTEEPLRQENTVAHRDTDLQHPGQRRNGGAWLILDDQDRALLVQPSYKDGVYHLVGGGAHSNEPPHLAAVREAREEIGLTLIPHTLLITDWVPDNPGRSAEATTLVFFHRLAPGELDKIVLNAGGTPEGEDPELVDYKLLADEELDARCAPYIARRVREAKAAVKDPTLRGYRFEGHRIADAA, from the coding sequence ATGCCCAGGGTCCGCACCCGCCCGAGCACGCTGTACCACGAGCCGGAAGCCGTCGCCTGGGCACGCCAGAAGGCCGGGCTGACCAAGCGCCAGCTCGCCCGCCTGGTCGGCATCAGCGAACAGCTCATGGGCGAGATCGAACACGGCTGGCGCAGCGCCACCCCCGCCAACCTCATCAAGATCGCCGACGCGCTCAACTGCCCCATCGTCGTGCTGGAGCGCAAGCGGTGCCCGGCCTGCGAAGCGCCTGAGCCGCACCCCATGCCGCAGCAGCCTGGCGACCCCTTGCCGGCCGCTGATGAACCCCCGCCCCGGCCGGTCGATGACGGGTCACCGGCCGGGACGGGCTCCACAGAAGAACCACTACGACAGGAGAACACCGTGGCACACCGCGATACGGACTTACAGCACCCCGGCCAGCGCCGCAACGGCGGCGCCTGGTTGATTTTGGACGACCAGGATCGCGCCCTGCTGGTGCAGCCGAGCTACAAGGACGGCGTGTACCACCTGGTCGGCGGCGGCGCCCACAGCAACGAACCGCCGCACCTCGCCGCCGTCCGGGAGGCCCGGGAGGAGATCGGGCTCACGCTCATCCCGCACACGCTGCTCATCACCGACTGGGTGCCGGACAACCCGGGCCGGTCCGCCGAGGCCACCACCCTCGTGTTCTTCCACCGCCTGGCGCCGGGTGAGCTGGACAAGATCGTGCTCAACGCGGGCGGCACGCCGGAGGGCGAGGACCCGGAGCTGGTCGACTACAAGCTCCTGGCCGACGAGGAGCTGGACGCCCGCTGCGCGCCGTACATCGCCCGGCGCGTCCGGGAGGCCAAGGCGGCCGTCAAGGACCCGACCCTGCGCGGATACCGGTTCGAGGGTCACCGCATCGCCGACGCGGCGTAG